Sequence from the Proteiniborus ethanoligenes genome:
TTCTTCACTCCATAAGCCTTTATCTATGAGATACTTCTTAAATCTTTCAATTGGATCTTTCTTTTCCCATTCTTTAACCTCACTATCATCACGATATATTGTTGGATCATCTGAAGTTGTGTGAGGCCCTAGTCTATATGTTACTGCCTCAATAATAGTAGGTCCTTCACCTCTTCTAGCTCTATCTACTGCTTCCTTTGTTGCTGCATACATTGCTAGAACATCATTACCATCCACCTGAATACCAGGTATTCCATAGGCTATTGCCTTTTGTGCCAATGTTTTTGACTTTGTCTGCATACTCCTAGGCACTGATATAGCCCATTGGTTGTTTTGAATTAGGAATATTACAGGTGCATGAAATACAGCAGCAAAATTTACTGCCTCGTGGAACTCTCCCTGTGATGTCCCCCCATCTCCAACATATGCAATAGCCACATCATTTTCTCCTTTTATCTTTGAAGCCATAGCTATGCCAGTCGCATGGTTTAGCTGTGATGCTATAGGAACGGACACAGGAAGCATTTTTACATCTTCAGAAAACTTGCTGCCTATTTCATTTCCATACCAGTACAGGTATAC
This genomic interval carries:
- the pdhA gene encoding pyruvate dehydrogenase (acetyl-transferring) E1 component subunit alpha — protein: MLTEKFNPLKEEMLNILDYEGNIVDANLEPFIENDNLLKMYHTMVLAKVADIKALQYQRQGRMLTYAPNRGQEAAQVGSIAAIEKSDWLVPAFRELGAWLYKGVSLEQVYLYWYGNEIGSKFSEDVKMLPVSVPIASQLNHATGIAMASKIKGENDVAIAYVGDGGTSQGEFHEAVNFAAVFHAPVIFLIQNNQWAISVPRSMQTKSKTLAQKAIAYGIPGIQVDGNDVLAMYAATKEAVDRARRGEGPTIIEAVTYRLGPHTTSDDPTIYRDDSEVKEWEKKDPIERFKKYLIDKGLWSEEKDKALYEEYESYVGETFKKVEESGLVSLEDVFKYTYDEMTPNLIEQYEEYKKYLEEEGQ